The DNA region TTAATCTTAGGATATAAAATGGCATTAACTGTACTTGTTTATTCTTTAGTTCTGGTTGGTCTTATAGGTTTGGTGTTAATGACCATTGGAAAAGTCAATAGAAAAACCCAATTACCTATGGTTCCGTTTATACTCACTGTTTTTATGGTAATACTCATTATATGATAATCTATAAATGTATGAAAAGAGATAAGGTGAATAGTATGAATAATAAGTTAGAAGGTAGCTTAACCGTAGAAGCTGCACTTATTTTCCCGATAATTTTCTTTACGGTCATATGTATTATATACATAGGTATCTATCTGTATGATGTAACTAGTTTAGAAGCTATCGTTAATGAAACATCAGGCAGATATCAGTTGGCATATACTAAAAAAATTGATTTCGATACAGGTAAAGCATTGTCCAGTGAAAGTAGAATAGATGAAGGGATATATTGGAGGTTGGCATATGATAGAAGCCTTAACGATAATGCAGAAGCTTACATAAAAAAACAAATCAAAGAGCGTTTGATAATGAATGAAGAAGATATTTATACTGCAATAAAGCTAAAGAATTATGTATTGAAGAAATACATTACTATTACTGTTGAGAAAGATTTCAATACACCATTTGTCATAATAAATAATTTATTGAGAATCAATGATTCAGGGCTGAATATGTGCGTGAATTCGAAAGTACTTGTTAATGAACCTTGTGAATTAATTAGAAATATAGATATGATAGATGATATGACAGATTATGTTCCTGCAATAAGCAATGTAAAAGATAAGTATGATGATAAAGTAAATGATATAATAGAATTTTTTAATAATCTCTAATGATGGTATGTTATAATATGTTGTAGAATAATATAGATAGTCGATATGTC from Vallitalea longa includes:
- a CDS encoding TadE/TadG family type IV pilus assembly protein yields the protein MNNKLEGSLTVEAALIFPIIFFTVICIIYIGIYLYDVTSLEAIVNETSGRYQLAYTKKIDFDTGKALSSESRIDEGIYWRLAYDRSLNDNAEAYIKKQIKERLIMNEEDIYTAIKLKNYVLKKYITITVEKDFNTPFVIINNLLRINDSGLNMCVNSKVLVNEPCELIRNIDMIDDMTDYVPAISNVKDKYDDKVNDIIEFFNNL